ACATCGTACAGATCCTCGGCAGAGATGCTTCAGAGAGCGACTTTTGTTTGAGCGCGACTTCGAGCTGTCTCTCTCAACACCAGAATCAGCACAGCTGCTGAGTGATTCATATTCGAGATGCATCGTCGGATGGACTGTCTGCTGTCCCATTGCTTCAGCATTCAGTCGTTTGAGAAGGAGTATAAACGTTTGCCCAGATCATCGGTTCCGCGTCGAAAGCGCTATAACACCGCCATTGATCTCACTAACATGGATCTCGAACTCGTCGCCGTAGCACTGATAACTGGGATTGTAACTGGAGCTGTGTTCAAGACCGTCGGCGTCCCGATTCCAGCGCCGCCAGATTTCGCTGGCGTAATGGGTATTCTTGGGGTATTCCTCGGATACAAGCTAGCCGAGATGGCACCTTCAATTCTGTTGTAATTTCTCCGACGAGGCGCACAATTTTCACACACTATGTATGAATATTATGGTGCATCCATCAGTGGATGTTAGATACGATCGTCAGAACCGACTGTATATGCGGATATACGGGGCAATTAGCGATACTGAACGAGCAAACTTCTGATTTTAATGGATGTAATTGATCAATAATAACACAATCATTCGTGATGTCTGAGATTGGTTATTGGATCACTGACAGAGGAACGAAAGAGTGGTGACACGTCCAAATTATCAATTAGGTGTCTGTATTATCAACCGTTAGAAAGCGTTATCGATCATCTTTCGAGTACAGGGCGTTCTGTGGCTTATTGGATGTATTGAGGCCGGATTTGACAGAGAGTTTCTACTGAATTCATCAGAAAAGTCACGAACACAAAATTAGCCATGCTAAACAGCCGAGGGGTCTGATATCTTCAGCTCCGAACTGTTACGTGCTCTGTGCGGGATACGACAGCGTCATTTTTCAGCCTACGAACTTGTGGTGTGCTGCAGTCCGCTGTTCACCCCACAATCGTTGACTGGACGACGAGATCGTTTAGCATCGCTAATCCAACCTGTTATCACACTACTCCGACAGCCCGTGTCTTCGATCATCGCCTCGGGAGTCGCCCGGGATATTACAATATTACTATTGTAATGGCTTCCTTCGCCTATCGATCCCGCAGGCACAGAGTCGAAGGTTGACAGATCTGTAGACAAACTATTACAACAATAACGATGTAATGTGTATTGATGAAAACAGACTGTTCGCAGTTCACCGTCACCTATACATAAAATATTCTATATACAATTCTAAATGTTATATCATTTCAACCGTGTTTCGGTACTGTTTCTAAAATATTATTTGTAAAGTATGGTGTTCTTTGAAGTATGGAAACCAAACCATCATCTGATAGAGGCGCTGAATGAGAGAGGGATTCGAATCCGATACGTGGTATCCTTGTATCAACATCTAATTCTGAAACCATACATCTGTTTCGATTACATATAAATTATATGGTATCAATGGCGAATGAATTTTTTAATTACGTATTCCAGTATGATGTAGGTGTGAAAGTCGCGGTTGCCTCGTTACGTTGAGCAAGCACTCAGCCCAGTTAAAATCTCTAAACAGTCGACCGACAGTGGGGTCAAACGTTCACGACAATGCGGCGAAACGGACGAAGTACACGATGTGGGATCCAGACGAGGAACTGAACTACGGGTTCTAATCGTCCAAATCGAGGCGATTCGGCGTGGTATCTATTCTCTTCTTGCACAACACGACCGTTGCTTTCAAGATATTTGAGGGCACTTTCGACGCGTGATTCAGTGAGTTCACAGTCAGTAGCTATCTCTGCTACTGTTCGTGACTTTGTAGAGGCCCGAAGCGTCTGATACACCACGTTCAACGTCTGCATTCGAAGCATCGTCTCAGTCATCCCGCTGTCAAGGTCGGACACGTACTCGTGTGTCGTCTGAGACGGTCCGTATCGTATTTTCGTTATTCCATCGAAAACAAACCAGAGACCACAGAGAGCCAAGAGCCCCCCGAACGAGGTCAGGTTGCTGATCATCAAATAAGTGCCTGCAGCAAAAACAGATGCTCCATAGAAGAGCCAATTCGTGCCCTCTGGAAGATCGTAGCTCTCACCTATGACATCATATATCATCATCCCCGAAAACACAATCACTAGAGGAGCGACTGTTCGCAGCGTCATCTCAGTGAACGCTACGAATACGATGAGCACAGCGACTGTACCAATAATAGTTTGGAGATGCTCATTTTCGTAAAGCGACATTATACGGTGGACCATACGGACGTGAATGATGAAATGTACATAAATATCTTTTGCATAGACATGATACACAAGCGTACTCACACGATTTTATTCAATCGTGAGATCGGTCGATTCACTTGTTTTGCCAGTGGCAAGAGTATAGCGTTGCATTGGGAATAGCGGGAACCGGCCACGACATTGCTATCGAATCGGAATCGGGTCGGAATTCGTTCTGACGCTGTTTCCGCGTGAATACGATATTCTCATCCGCAGCCGAACAGAATCAGACATATGGAGACACTCGACGAAGTTGGGCTCGGGACGATGGGCATTGCGGATTCCGAGACGATTGTACTTGCGATAGAACGTGGGTATCGACATCTTGATACGGCACAGATCTACGACAATGAATCGGTCGTTGGAGAAGGAATAGCCCGTGCGGATTGTGATCGAAAATCACTCTTTGTTTCGACCAAGGTCTGGATTGACCAACTTGAGTACGAGGCTGTGATCCAATCCACGCATGAAAGTCTCGACCGTCTGGGTCTCGAATACATCGACATGCTCTATGTTCACCGTCCGCGGGACACGTATGATCCATCAGAGACATTTGCGGCGTTCGAAGAACTGGTCAATCGGGGGATAGTCAATCATATCGGCGTATCGAACTTTGAGGTGCCACAACTGCAAAGAGCACGGAAACAGCTCGATGCACCACTCTTCGCCAATCAGGTCGAGTATCACCCACTGTTCCAACCCGATGGAACCCTTGCCGACGCACAGGAAAATGACTACTACCTCGTGGCGTATTCACCACTTGCGAACGGAAGAGCCAGTGAAATTCCTGAAGTTGTCGATGTCGCACAAAATCATGCTGTGACGCCAGAGGCAGTGTGTATCGCGTGGCTCACGGACAAGG
The nucleotide sequence above comes from Halocatena marina. Encoded proteins:
- a CDS encoding XapX domain-containing protein — protein: MDLELVAVALITGIVTGAVFKTVGVPIPAPPDFAGVMGILGVFLGYKLAEMAPSILL
- a CDS encoding aldo/keto reductase, coding for METLDEVGLGTMGIADSETIVLAIERGYRHLDTAQIYDNESVVGEGIARADCDRKSLFVSTKVWIDQLEYEAVIQSTHESLDRLGLEYIDMLYVHRPRDTYDPSETFAAFEELVNRGIVNHIGVSNFEVPQLQRARKQLDAPLFANQVEYHPLFQPDGTLADAQENDYYLVAYSPLANGRASEIPEVVDVAQNHAVTPEAVCIAWLTDKDNVIVIPKASSKAHLRANRNATTLKLNSTEKSQIDGIERETEFFPE